A window from Acinonyx jubatus isolate Ajub_Pintada_27869175 chromosome E1, VMU_Ajub_asm_v1.0, whole genome shotgun sequence encodes these proteins:
- the BIRC5 gene encoding baculoviral IAP repeat-containing protein 5 isoform X2, producing the protein MGASSLPPAWQLYLKDHRISTFKNWPFLEGCACTPERMAEAGFIHCPTENEPDLAQCFFCFKELEGWEPDDDPIEEHKKHSSGCAFLSVKKQFEELTLSEFLKLDKERAKNKIEKADVQQCL; encoded by the exons ATGGGCGCTTCGTCGTTGCCCCCGGCCTGGCAGCTCTACCTCAAGGACCACCGCATCTCTACGTTCAAGAACTGGCCGTTCTTGGAGGGCTGCGCCTGCACTCCGGAGCGG ATGGCCGAGGCCGGCTTCATCCACTGTCCCACTGAGAACGAGCCCGATTTGGCTCAGTGTTTCTTCTGCTTCAAGGAGCTGGAAGGCTGGGAGCCAGACGATGACCCCAT AGAGGAACATAAGAAGCATTCATCTGGTTGTGCCTTTCTTTCTGTCAAGAAGCAGTTTGAAGAATTAACCCTCAGTGAATTTTTGAAACTGGACAAAGAGAGAGCCAAGAACAAAATT
- the AFMID gene encoding kynurenine formamidase isoform X1, producing the protein MEVPERGRRAEAPWKKLSKEELENQYSPSRWVIRLGAEEALRTYSQIGDEATKRARATRRNRLHVPYGDGEGENLDIYFPEQVSEASPFCVFFHGGYWQSGSKDTSAFMVNPLTAQGVAVVIVAYDIAPKGTLDQMVDQVTRSIVYIQKQYPRNEGIYLCGHSAGAHLAAMMLLADWTKHAVAPNLRGFFLISGIYDLEPIVFTSQNGPLLMTLEDARRNGPQQLLEAALTQPVDPACHVLVIVGQHDSPEFSRQSREFYQGPQDHQPFIQQIPSEHLLQVRQGPAASRSCLALFSTQTLCRGGWNASFEELHDVDHFEIIWKLTQDDYVLTQMILRTIFQEP; encoded by the exons ATGGAGGTTCCCGAGCGGGGTCGCCGAGCCGAGGCTCCCTGGAAGAAGCTGTCTAAGGAG GAGCTGGAGAATCAGTACAGCCCCAGCAGATGGGTCATCCGACTGGGAGCCGAGGAGGCCCTGAGGACCTACTCACAGATAGGGGATGAGG CTACTAAGAGGGCCCGAGCCACCAGGAGGAACCGGCTGCATGTCCCCTACGGAGACGGCGAGGGGGAGAACCTGGACATCTACTTTCCCGAGCAAGTGTCTGAAG CCTCGCCTTTCTGTGTGTTCTTCCATGGCGGGTACTGGCAGAGCGGAAG TAAAGATACATCAGCCTTCATGGTCAacccactgacagcacagggagTGGCCGTGGTGATAGTGGCTTATGACATAGCCCCCAAAG GTACCCTGGACCAGATGGTAGACCAAGTGACCCGGAGCATCGTGTATATCCAGAAGCAGTATCCACGCAATGA GGGGATTTACCTGTGCGGACACTCAGCTGGGGCCCACCTGGCCGCCATGATGCTCCTGGCCGACTGGACCAAGCATGCAGTCGCACCCAACCTCCGAG GCTTTTTCCTGATAAGTGGGATCTATGACCTAGAGCCCATCGTGTTCACCTCTCAGAACGGCCCTCTCCTCATGACCCT GGAGGATGCTCGGAGGAATGGTCCACAGCAGCTCCTGGAGGCGGCCCTGACGCAGCCCGTGGATCCCGCCTGCCACGTGCTGGTGATCGTGGGCCAACACGACTCCCCCGAATTCTCCCGACAGTCCAGGGAATTTTATCAG GGACCCCAAGACCATCagccatttattcaacaaataccgAGCGAGCACCTGCTCCAGGTCAGGCAGGGCCCTGCTGCCTCACGCTCCTGCTTGGCCCTTTTCTCTACCCAGACACTGTGCAGAGGAGGATGGAACGCCTCGTTTGAAGAACTCCACGATGTGGATCACTTTGAAATCATCTGGAAGCTAACCCAGGACGACTACGTGCTCACCCAG ATGATTTTGAGAACAATCTTCCAGGAGCCCTGA
- the AFMID gene encoding kynurenine formamidase isoform X2, whose translation MEVPERGRRAEAPWKKLSKETATKRARATRRNRLHVPYGDGEGENLDIYFPEQVSEASPFCVFFHGGYWQSGSKDTSAFMVNPLTAQGVAVVIVAYDIAPKGTLDQMVDQVTRSIVYIQKQYPRNEGIYLCGHSAGAHLAAMMLLADWTKHAVAPNLRGFFLISGIYDLEPIVFTSQNGPLLMTLEDARRNGPQQLLEAALTQPVDPACHVLVIVGQHDSPEFSRQSREFYQGPQDHQPFIQQIPSEHLLQVRQGPAASRSCLALFSTQTLCRGGWNASFEELHDVDHFEIIWKLTQDDYVLTQMILRTIFQEP comes from the exons ATGGAGGTTCCCGAGCGGGGTCGCCGAGCCGAGGCTCCCTGGAAGAAGCTGTCTAAGGAG ACAGCTACTAAGAGGGCCCGAGCCACCAGGAGGAACCGGCTGCATGTCCCCTACGGAGACGGCGAGGGGGAGAACCTGGACATCTACTTTCCCGAGCAAGTGTCTGAAG CCTCGCCTTTCTGTGTGTTCTTCCATGGCGGGTACTGGCAGAGCGGAAG TAAAGATACATCAGCCTTCATGGTCAacccactgacagcacagggagTGGCCGTGGTGATAGTGGCTTATGACATAGCCCCCAAAG GTACCCTGGACCAGATGGTAGACCAAGTGACCCGGAGCATCGTGTATATCCAGAAGCAGTATCCACGCAATGA GGGGATTTACCTGTGCGGACACTCAGCTGGGGCCCACCTGGCCGCCATGATGCTCCTGGCCGACTGGACCAAGCATGCAGTCGCACCCAACCTCCGAG GCTTTTTCCTGATAAGTGGGATCTATGACCTAGAGCCCATCGTGTTCACCTCTCAGAACGGCCCTCTCCTCATGACCCT GGAGGATGCTCGGAGGAATGGTCCACAGCAGCTCCTGGAGGCGGCCCTGACGCAGCCCGTGGATCCCGCCTGCCACGTGCTGGTGATCGTGGGCCAACACGACTCCCCCGAATTCTCCCGACAGTCCAGGGAATTTTATCAG GGACCCCAAGACCATCagccatttattcaacaaataccgAGCGAGCACCTGCTCCAGGTCAGGCAGGGCCCTGCTGCCTCACGCTCCTGCTTGGCCCTTTTCTCTACCCAGACACTGTGCAGAGGAGGATGGAACGCCTCGTTTGAAGAACTCCACGATGTGGATCACTTTGAAATCATCTGGAAGCTAACCCAGGACGACTACGTGCTCACCCAG ATGATTTTGAGAACAATCTTCCAGGAGCCCTGA
- the AFMID gene encoding kynurenine formamidase isoform X3: protein MEVPERGRRAEAPWKKLSKEELENQYSPSRWVIRLGAEEALRTYSQIGDEATKRARATRRNRLHVPYGDGEGENLDIYFPEQVSEASPFCVFFHGGYWQSGSKDTSAFMVNPLTAQGVAVVIVAYDIAPKGTLDQMVDQVTRSIVYIQKQYPRNEGIYLCGHSAGAHLAAMMLLADWTKHAVAPNLRGFFLISGIYDLEPIVFTSQNGPLLMTLEDARRNGPQQLLEAALTQPVDPACHVLVIVGQHDSPEFSRQSREFYQTLCRGGWNASFEELHDVDHFEIIWKLTQDDYVLTQVGHIPSLWRAWVLP, encoded by the exons ATGGAGGTTCCCGAGCGGGGTCGCCGAGCCGAGGCTCCCTGGAAGAAGCTGTCTAAGGAG GAGCTGGAGAATCAGTACAGCCCCAGCAGATGGGTCATCCGACTGGGAGCCGAGGAGGCCCTGAGGACCTACTCACAGATAGGGGATGAGG CTACTAAGAGGGCCCGAGCCACCAGGAGGAACCGGCTGCATGTCCCCTACGGAGACGGCGAGGGGGAGAACCTGGACATCTACTTTCCCGAGCAAGTGTCTGAAG CCTCGCCTTTCTGTGTGTTCTTCCATGGCGGGTACTGGCAGAGCGGAAG TAAAGATACATCAGCCTTCATGGTCAacccactgacagcacagggagTGGCCGTGGTGATAGTGGCTTATGACATAGCCCCCAAAG GTACCCTGGACCAGATGGTAGACCAAGTGACCCGGAGCATCGTGTATATCCAGAAGCAGTATCCACGCAATGA GGGGATTTACCTGTGCGGACACTCAGCTGGGGCCCACCTGGCCGCCATGATGCTCCTGGCCGACTGGACCAAGCATGCAGTCGCACCCAACCTCCGAG GCTTTTTCCTGATAAGTGGGATCTATGACCTAGAGCCCATCGTGTTCACCTCTCAGAACGGCCCTCTCCTCATGACCCT GGAGGATGCTCGGAGGAATGGTCCACAGCAGCTCCTGGAGGCGGCCCTGACGCAGCCCGTGGATCCCGCCTGCCACGTGCTGGTGATCGTGGGCCAACACGACTCCCCCGAATTCTCCCGACAGTCCAGGGAATTTTATCAG ACACTGTGCAGAGGAGGATGGAACGCCTCGTTTGAAGAACTCCACGATGTGGATCACTTTGAAATCATCTGGAAGCTAACCCAGGACGACTACGTGCTCACCCAGGTGGGGCACATCCCTTCACTGTGGAGGGCATGGGTCCTGCCTTAG
- the AFMID gene encoding kynurenine formamidase isoform X4: MEVPERGRRAEAPWKKLSKEELENQYSPSRWVIRLGAEEALRTYSQIGDEATKRARATRRNRLHVPYGDGEGENLDIYFPEQVSEASPFCVFFHGGYWQSGSKDTSAFMVNPLTAQGVAVVIVAYDIAPKGTLDQMVDQVTRSIVYIQKQYPRNEGIYLCGHSAGAHLAAMMLLADWTKHAVAPNLRGFFLISGIYDLEPIVFTSQNGPLLMTLEDARRNGPQQLLEAALTQPVDPACHVLVIVGQHDSPEFSRQSREFYQTLCRGGWNASFEELHDVDHFEIIWKLTQDDYVLTQMILRTIFQEP, translated from the exons ATGGAGGTTCCCGAGCGGGGTCGCCGAGCCGAGGCTCCCTGGAAGAAGCTGTCTAAGGAG GAGCTGGAGAATCAGTACAGCCCCAGCAGATGGGTCATCCGACTGGGAGCCGAGGAGGCCCTGAGGACCTACTCACAGATAGGGGATGAGG CTACTAAGAGGGCCCGAGCCACCAGGAGGAACCGGCTGCATGTCCCCTACGGAGACGGCGAGGGGGAGAACCTGGACATCTACTTTCCCGAGCAAGTGTCTGAAG CCTCGCCTTTCTGTGTGTTCTTCCATGGCGGGTACTGGCAGAGCGGAAG TAAAGATACATCAGCCTTCATGGTCAacccactgacagcacagggagTGGCCGTGGTGATAGTGGCTTATGACATAGCCCCCAAAG GTACCCTGGACCAGATGGTAGACCAAGTGACCCGGAGCATCGTGTATATCCAGAAGCAGTATCCACGCAATGA GGGGATTTACCTGTGCGGACACTCAGCTGGGGCCCACCTGGCCGCCATGATGCTCCTGGCCGACTGGACCAAGCATGCAGTCGCACCCAACCTCCGAG GCTTTTTCCTGATAAGTGGGATCTATGACCTAGAGCCCATCGTGTTCACCTCTCAGAACGGCCCTCTCCTCATGACCCT GGAGGATGCTCGGAGGAATGGTCCACAGCAGCTCCTGGAGGCGGCCCTGACGCAGCCCGTGGATCCCGCCTGCCACGTGCTGGTGATCGTGGGCCAACACGACTCCCCCGAATTCTCCCGACAGTCCAGGGAATTTTATCAG ACACTGTGCAGAGGAGGATGGAACGCCTCGTTTGAAGAACTCCACGATGTGGATCACTTTGAAATCATCTGGAAGCTAACCCAGGACGACTACGTGCTCACCCAG ATGATTTTGAGAACAATCTTCCAGGAGCCCTGA